The Chamaesiphon minutus PCC 6605 DNA window CCAAAACCATACCATCCGGTCTTGCCTCCGATCGTGTATTGTGGAGTTCTTTCATTAATCATTATATCCTTAACGATAGACAGTGACTGCTCAGAAAATGGTAAATCGTTATTATAGAGACGGCGGAGAAATTGAATTTGCTGTTGAGGGGTAATTTTTAGTAATCCATTTAACCAAAATCGATCGATATCCTCCTTCCTCCCAATATTTTGGTTTCCATATTTTATCTGAGTTACCCATTGTTGCATTCGCTCATATCCGACTCGACGGGCTAGAACCTGGTAAAACCAGACTGCGGAAATTTTGAATGCTTCTCTCATATTCAAGTCTCGATTCCATCCAGGAAGCTCTCTTTGAATTCCATCCCACGTAAGCACAGCAATTTCATTGGTAATGACCTTTGTTTCCAATGAAATTAGAGAGTTGAGAATTTTGAATGTTGATGCAGCGGGGAAAGCGGTTTTATTCCGTTGTGGATTGTGTTGAAGAACAAGATTATTGTTCGAGTCATAAATCAGAATTGAACCTTTAACTCCGAGATCTCGAAAGTGTCTTGAAAAGTTAATATTACGATCGATGCTTACGCGAGCGGGCGGTTCAAAGGCTAATTTTTGGATTGTCGCATTGGATTGCTGGGCTTGAAATAGAATGGAAACAATGCAGCAGAATGTAACAAAAACAATTATTGCAAACCGGACAATACGATTCATAAGCTTTCACAGGGCAGGAAGATGTTGAAATAGTTTGATTTCGCAATCGCTGCACGAGCAATCTCGAATTCTCACCAGATGGAACGCAGCCGCATAACTACCTAAACGGCGGCGAATATAGCAACCCACCCTGATTCCACAATTGATTTTGACCCCTCGGCAACTTCAGCAGCGTTTGCTCCCCCAGGTTGCGATCGTAGATTTCGCCATAATTACCGACATGCCTAATAATCCGCAGCGCAAAGTCATTTGGTAATCCCATCCCCTTTCCCAAATCCCCTTCCAAGCCCAACAGCCGCCGCACAGTTGGATCTGGATTAGTACTCTGCTGTGTCACCGTTTGGGCAGTCAGCTTCATCTCTTCCGCCTCAATCAGGGCGTAAATCGTCCAGCGCACCACATCACCCCAGCTCGAATCGCCACTGGCGATCGCGGGAGCAAGCGGCTCCTTCGATAAGACTTCCGGTAAAATAATATGATCGTCAGGTTTTGGTAAAGTACTGCGACGGGAAACCAGTTGAGATCGATCGGCTGTCACCCCTTCACACCGCCCTTCGGAGTAAGTCGCAAAAGTCGTATTTACATCTTCAAACACCACAGGCGTATAGGTTAGCCCCCGCTGACGCATTCGATCGGTCAAATTCTGCTCTGTAGTCGTACCCGTTTGAATACAAATTGCCTTGCCTTTGAGATCGGCTAAAGATTTAATGCCGCTAGCCTTTTTGACCATAATTCCCTGCCCATCGTAAAATACCGTCGGCGCAAACTCTAACCCCACAGAGGTATCGCGGCTCATGGTATAAGTCGTATTCCGACTGAGAATATCCACCTCCCCTGATTGCAGGGCAGTGAAACGTTCCTTGGCATTGAGATTACGAAATTCTACGGCTTGAGGATTATCAAAGATCGCACTAGCCACCGCTCGACAAATATCGACATCGAGTCCCTGATACTTCCCATCTTTGCCCAAAAAGCTAAATCCTGGCAGTTCGCCACTGACCCCACAAACCAGTTTGCCCCTACTCAATACCGTCGCCAGTCGTCCCTTTGCTAAGGTTTCCGCTTGCCCAGGGGCTGTCGGCGGCTTAGAGGAAAGCCTAGCACAAGCAGTGGAAAACATGAATAAAAGGGCGATCGCGCCCCAGCTAAACATTTTTGGGTGCATATAATGACTAATCAGGGATCGTCGGTCTAGATCTAAGAATATATCCTAATCACCAAAAATCTAGGGTAGCAGTAACATTGTTCCTGACGAACATTTTGCGGTACCCATTGTGCTATTTAATTAGGTATAAATTTGTAGATCGATCGAGAACAAGAGTGCAACTTGCCGAAATTAAAAGTTTAGCTCGGTCGATATTTTATCAAGAATTATATTTATTTTCTAAATTGCTAGCAACTCGTACATTTTGACATACATGAACAGTCGCACACTTCAAGAATTTACTCCTGTCAAATTAGCCGATCGCCAAGCCCCAAAACTATCGGTTGAAAATCTTTCCAAATCTTACCCCGTCCGAGGAGATCGACACTTAACAGTACTAGAAAATATCAATCTTGAAATTTTCCCCAGAGAATTTACTTGTCTGGTGGGAGCATCTGGTTGTGGCAAGTCAACTCTGCTCAATATTATCGCCGGACTCACCCCACCTTCTACCGGAAAGGTATTGGTAGACGGTCGCTCGGTCACAGGTAAACCAGGTTCCGATCGCGGGATGGTATTTCAAGGTTATACCCTTTATCCGTGGTTGACAGTCGCCCAAAATATCGCTTTTGGGTTGCAATTCCAGCACATGTCCAAATCAGAACAGCGGGACAAGGTTAGTTACTTCCTGAATGTGGTGGGGCTAGAAAAATTTGCCAATAGTTATCCCAAACAGTTATCGGGGGGAATGAAACAGCGGGTGGCGATCGCCAGAGCGTTAGCGAACGAACCTGCCGTGCTATTGATGGATGAGCCGTTTGGTGCCTTGGACGCTCAAACTAAAGAGCAAATGCAAGAATTTTTACTCGAACTGTGGTCGAAAACCCATGTCACGGTATTGATGATTACTCACGATGTCGAAGAGGCGATCTATCTGTCCCAGCGGATATATGTATTGAGTTGTCGTCCGGGTCGAGTTAAAAGTGAGATTACCATCGATCTACCCGAACATCGCGAACTCGATATTAAGCTCGCGCCTGAATTTGTCGCCATTAAGCGGCAGGTGCTTCAACTCATGCGCCAGGAGTAGGGAGATGGCAACCAAACAAGTCGGCGATTCTCGTTCCGAGAGGCTTTGCCAACGCTAGTTTGCCACACAACTGTATTTTGGAGTATTCGGCAAGGATTTTCTAAGCCTTGAAAATTTCGATCGTTACCTTGGGCGTGGTGCGGTACAACATGATTAGGGTGGCTGATGCGGTCAAGTTCATTCCCACCGAGACGATCGATGTTGCCTATTTTTAATTCAAGTTCATTTATTTAATCGATCTATTACTTCTAAGTTTTCATGTTCAAAATATCGGCTTGGTTTCGCTCTGTTTTATTAGTTCTGATTGCTTTCACATTGACTATTGCTTGTAGCCAAAAACCAAATCCTACTGCACCTGGAGCGAGTCCCGCACCGACAACTGCATCCTCGCCCCTAGTCTCCGCAGCTTACAACTGGGTCGGTTATTCCAGTCATTATGTGGCCGTGAAACAGGAACTATTTGCAAAGGAAGGCTTGAATGTTCAGGACTTATTTTTTCAGAGTGCTAGTGAAGAAATTACTGCGGTACTAGCAGGTAAAGTGGATATCGCTTGGTTGACTTCGGGCGATGCCATTCAGACAGCGGCGAAGGATCCATCCCTTAAGATCGTCTATTTGGTCGATTATTCTAATGGTGCTGATGGGATCCTCGGTCGCAACATTGCCACCCCAAAGGATGCCAAAGGCAAAAATGCTGCCCGTGAAAATGTGCTGTTTGAGAAGGTGTTGCTCCAAGCCTATTTAAAACAGGGGGGCTTAACTGAAGCCGACTTGAAGATTAGGGATATGGAAGCTGGCGCAGCCGCTGCTGCTTTTGCCGCCAAGCAAGTCGATCTGGCGGTGACTTATGAGCCTTTCCTGACCAAAAATGCCAAGTTAGGCGGGGGTCAAATCATCTTTTCCAGCAAAGATACCAACCTAATTGCCGATGTAGTGGTAGTAAGAGACAAGCTCATCAAAACGCGATCGAAAGATCTCCAGGCTTATTTCCGCGCGGTGGATAAAGCAGTAAAATTAGTGATGGCTGGCGATCCAGCGGCTCTGAAAATTGCTGGTGACAAAATGGGCGTAACTGCGGCGGAAGTCAAAGAACAGTTGTCTGGGGTTAAGTTGTTTGATGTAGCTGGCAACAAAGCGATCGCGTTCAACAAAGCCGATCCCAAGAGTTTGATTGGGAATCTAGAACTAACAGCCAAGGCTGCTGAAGAGTTTAAGATTGTGACTCAACCAATCAAAGTCGAATCATTGTACGACGATTCGATCGTCAAATCAATCTAGTGTACGATTCAACGATCTAAACGACTTATTTGAATTGAGAATGGCAGGGTTAGTCAGCGACTAAAGTCGCTGCTAGTGTTGCTAAGTCCGCCTGCGCGGACTAAAACTAGAAGCAATATTTGTCTGACCGAACCGTATTGGGGGTGGGCTATTTGCTACTGCCATTATTTTTATTAACCAACAACCTCAACCAGTGAAGATCGATGTCTGAAACCTTACCGCCAGAAATTCAAGCTTTGCAAACATCCTTAGCATCCCAAGGCGTTAAGTATGCCTTGGCGAGCTTTGCGGATATTCATGGGATGTGTAAAGCCAAATCCGTCCCGTTGGCTCATTTGGGACAGATGATGGCCGGATCTGAACTATTTACTGGCGCGGCTCTGGATGGAGTGCCGCAGGAGGTGAGCGATGATGAAGTCGCTGCCCATCCCGATCCAGATTCTGCCACAATTTTGCCCTGGAATCCGACAGTAGCCTGGTTTGCCAGTGATTTGTATCTGGGGGACAAGCCTTTTGCAGCTTGCAGTCGGGGCATTCTAAAACAGGTTTTAGCTGAAGCGGCGGCGATGGGCTTTACCTTGAATCTGGGGATTGAAACAGAATTTTTTATCTTAAAAGAAGCGGCAGATGGCAAAGTAACGGCTGTAAGCGATCGCGATATCCTGGCAAAACCTGCATACGATGTCCAGACATTATTAGATAACTACGAGTGGGTTACTGAAATTGTCGAAGCCATGAACCAACTGGGCTGGGATGTGTATTCCTTCGACCATGAAGATGGCAATGGCCAGTTTGAGACAGATTTTGGTTATTGTGATGCGTTAAAAATGGCCGATCGATTGGTATTTTTTCGGTTAATGGCCAAGGAAATTGCCCGTAAGCACGGTTTCTTCGCAACGTTCATGCCGAAGCCGTTTGCTAACATGACGGGTAGTGGTGCCCATTTCAATATGTCTTTAGCAGATATCCAGACCGGAGAAAATCTGTTTTACGATCCTAGCGATATCAGGGGATGTAAGCTCTCCACCCTAGGCTACCAGTTTATTGCTGGGGTATTAAAACACGCACCCGCGATCTGTGCGACGATCGCACCGACGGTGAATAGTTATAAGCGGTTGATCGCCAGGGGCAGTATGTCAGGATTTACCTGGGCACCTGTTTATGTTTGCTACGGTAATAATAACCGCACCAACATGTTGCGAATTCCAATGGCAGGGGGACGAGTCGAATGTCGAGCCGCAGACATTTCTTGTAATCCTTATTTGGGAGCGGCGATGATTTTGGCTGCCGGACTGGAAGGGATTCGGGAAGGACTCGATCCGGGCGAGCCACATA harbors:
- a CDS encoding ABC transporter ATP-binding protein, translated to MNSRTLQEFTPVKLADRQAPKLSVENLSKSYPVRGDRHLTVLENINLEIFPREFTCLVGASGCGKSTLLNIIAGLTPPSTGKVLVDGRSVTGKPGSDRGMVFQGYTLYPWLTVAQNIAFGLQFQHMSKSEQRDKVSYFLNVVGLEKFANSYPKQLSGGMKQRVAIARALANEPAVLLMDEPFGALDAQTKEQMQEFLLELWSKTHVTVLMITHDVEEAIYLSQRIYVLSCRPGRVKSEITIDLPEHRELDIKLAPEFVAIKRQVLQLMRQE
- the glnT gene encoding type III glutamate--ammonia ligase is translated as MSETLPPEIQALQTSLASQGVKYALASFADIHGMCKAKSVPLAHLGQMMAGSELFTGAALDGVPQEVSDDEVAAHPDPDSATILPWNPTVAWFASDLYLGDKPFAACSRGILKQVLAEAAAMGFTLNLGIETEFFILKEAADGKVTAVSDRDILAKPAYDVQTLLDNYEWVTEIVEAMNQLGWDVYSFDHEDGNGQFETDFGYCDALKMADRLVFFRLMAKEIARKHGFFATFMPKPFANMTGSGAHFNMSLADIQTGENLFYDPSDIRGCKLSTLGYQFIAGVLKHAPAICATIAPTVNSYKRLIARGSMSGFTWAPVYVCYGNNNRTNMLRIPMAGGRVECRAADISCNPYLGAAMILAAGLEGIREGLDPGEPHTENMYNYSMAELAEMKISFLPRTLGEAIAAFAADPLSEKVMGSLMYKSYIDFKTQEWQEYHSHVSDWEIQRYLKFF
- the blaOXA gene encoding class D beta-lactamase, whose translation is MNRIVRFAIIVFVTFCCIVSILFQAQQSNATIQKLAFEPPARVSIDRNINFSRHFRDLGVKGSILIYDSNNNLVLQHNPQRNKTAFPAASTFKILNSLISLETKVITNEIAVLTWDGIQRELPGWNRDLNMREAFKISAVWFYQVLARRVGYERMQQWVTQIKYGNQNIGRKEDIDRFWLNGLLKITPQQQIQFLRRLYNNDLPFSEQSLSIVKDIMINERTPQYTIGGKTGWYGFGSKVTQNIGWYIGYLEKGNKTYFFATNIDIRNEKDPALRMELTRRCFKDMAVL
- a CDS encoding ABC transporter substrate-binding protein; translation: MFKISAWFRSVLLVLIAFTLTIACSQKPNPTAPGASPAPTTASSPLVSAAYNWVGYSSHYVAVKQELFAKEGLNVQDLFFQSASEEITAVLAGKVDIAWLTSGDAIQTAAKDPSLKIVYLVDYSNGADGILGRNIATPKDAKGKNAARENVLFEKVLLQAYLKQGGLTEADLKIRDMEAGAAAAAFAAKQVDLAVTYEPFLTKNAKLGGGQIIFSSKDTNLIADVVVVRDKLIKTRSKDLQAYFRAVDKAVKLVMAGDPAALKIAGDKMGVTAAEVKEQLSGVKLFDVAGNKAIAFNKADPKSLIGNLELTAKAAEEFKIVTQPIKVESLYDDSIVKSI
- a CDS encoding amino acid ABC transporter substrate-binding protein, which codes for MHPKMFSWGAIALLFMFSTACARLSSKPPTAPGQAETLAKGRLATVLSRGKLVCGVSGELPGFSFLGKDGKYQGLDVDICRAVASAIFDNPQAVEFRNLNAKERFTALQSGEVDILSRNTTYTMSRDTSVGLEFAPTVFYDGQGIMVKKASGIKSLADLKGKAICIQTGTTTEQNLTDRMRQRGLTYTPVVFEDVNTTFATYSEGRCEGVTADRSQLVSRRSTLPKPDDHIILPEVLSKEPLAPAIASGDSSWGDVVRWTIYALIEAEEMKLTAQTVTQQSTNPDPTVRRLLGLEGDLGKGMGLPNDFALRIIRHVGNYGEIYDRNLGEQTLLKLPRGQNQLWNQGGLLYSPPFR